In Oryza sativa Japonica Group chromosome 2, ASM3414082v1, the following are encoded in one genomic region:
- the LOC9268084 gene encoding F-box protein PP2-B3: MEEAWIDRLPQDVLQRVIPLETPRDACRAAAVSPAFRAIADSDVVWGKFQPDDSSLQLADGHVVGQGDRGQVLYALGQSAGDYHWWRNPL, encoded by the exons ATGGAGGAGGCATGGATCGATCGCCTGCCGCAGGATGTCCTCCAGAGAGTGATCCCCCTCGAGACGCCGCGGGACgcatgccgcgccgccgccgtctccccggcCTTCCGCGCCATCGCCGACTCCGACGTCGTCTGGGGCAAGTTCCAGCCAGACGATTCGTCCCTGCAGCTCGCCGACG GGCATGTGGTTGGACAGGGGGACCGGGGCCAGGTGCTATATGCTCTCGGCCAGAGCGCTGGTGattatcactggtggagaaaccctttgtag